The genomic window aaataataatatagaaagATTATAGATTAGTAATTAAATCTCAATTGAGTCATAGAATGATGATTTTTCATAGACCAGGTTTATCTAAATCCAGGGCCAATAAGATTGGGTGGTCCTCCAAATTTTCAATTATGATCTTTTTAACTCCTCTACTAAAATGTTCTACATCTCAGCCCTAAAATATGCTAAGTGCAAATCAGCATACTCCCCTTAAATTTGTACCCGGAGGTCCTCCAAGCTCCAATGGCCTCgaaatgaaatttaaagaagaaaaaaaagaaaaataaaatcccatAATTAGAAGACCATGTATAGCagtcagaataaaaaaaaacaataaaaaaaaaaaaaaaacagagaattcGGAGAAACCAAGGAAAAAGACCGAGTGTTGACAAAGCAAACGAAACAAGTTTTTGTCATTCACTACCTCGCAATCTTCTCTTTGTAACTGTCTTCGACGGCAAAATTACACATCTCCCGCGCATTTTTGGATATCCGAAGCATTTTTATGGAATATTCCCAGGAATGTTTTCGATTCTCCGATGAACCAAACACAAACAGTTTCTCGCAGATCACAAACTCTcagaaacataacaaaacatCATTGGGTCACCAATCTTAATCTCCATGTCAAAACCATgagttttgacatttttttgACGAACCCTTTTATTACACCAGTCTTTCAAGGCCATACACATCACCAAGTGCCTTAAATACTGGGTGaggtttaaaagaaaattcaacttgGGAGTTTAACTTGGTTTTTTCTATACATGGAGAGTCCTCTTTCGCCCTCTCATGTTGTGATAGCTTATGATGCTACTAAGGATCGTGGAGTCCACGAGCTTAAGCTCACTATTGATGCAGTGAGAATGAGAGGTGACATTCTTCGTGGAGGTGATACCCTTGTTGTTCATGGAGTTCTTCATAGAGTGCTTCATCCATGTAAGTGTTTGATTTTCTGTCTCGGTTGGTGTTATATTACTCATTGGCTTTTCAATTCCTTTCACTGTTTGTAAATGAGGTTTACTTTACTGAAATGGGAAAGGTTTTCATATAGCTAGCAGTTCCTTTCTCTGGTATTGCGTTATTCATAATAGAAAAATGCCTGGCAGAATGCTGCTGTTGTTTGCAAAATCTTTTGCTATTATGAGAAGGGAGAAcggattttgttttgatttaccttccttttttttttccattttgtgTTGGCATAGTGGGTTATCAACTCAAAGTATGTCCTGATTCTTTTGCTGGAGCAAGCAAACGGCATATAGAAGAGGAAATCACAAAGAAACTTGATGCGTATGTCAACATGCTCCTGCAAAGTGCTGAAGTTTGTGAAGATGAAGGGGTAATTAATACATGTTCTTTTATCTTTAGCATAGatatgatgttaatttataaagGAGCGATCCGAGTGATTCTCCTCATAAGAGCGCTATCAATGCTTTCAACAAATTTTCTACATCTTGAGTTTCATGCTTATTGCATCGTTATCAACCATAAAGTTACATAAACTGCATCTTTACTATGCGGAGGACCTATTAGGGCTTCACTCAGTTATTCTTATGTATGTATTTGTAAGCGTTCCTGATATTAGGATTGATTTCCTTATGGAGAGGCACTCAGTTTCAATTCTtattttcctcatttcaagGGATGAATACTTGTTTTCCCTCCTCAAACAGGTCAGCATCGAAGTTAAAATTTCTGCTGGGACTCCCACAAAGCAGGTTGTTGTGCAAGAAGCTGTAGCGTGTAATGCAACATGGGTTGTGCTTGACAGGTAGTTATTCTCTTTTACTGTTGCGTTCAGCTCTTAATGCCTAATTCTCCAGTGTTTTCCTGTTTTAATTCCCTCGTGCTTTGCCGTACAATTAACGATATaggaattgaaagttttttattttttttaaaaaaaattcttataccAAACTCTGCTGTTATATTATAACTTACAATAATCACTTCAACTTTAGTCACAAACTTTTCAGATAGAAGCAATAAATGACATCAACAGATATTTTCCTTGAACTCATGTTCTAAGGAATTCACttcactttttatttcttcatcattttccAACAAATTTCTCGATGTTTATGTATAATTTTCACACCATAGATGTATGCTATTATCAGTTGCTtgaattattctattttttctttttctttttcctattgaCTTCAGTAGTAACTTGCATACGTACCTGGACAGGCATCTTAGAAAAGAGTTGAGGTTTTACCTTAAACAGATTCCCTGCAAGGTTGCACTGATTCAAGATAACTTATCGGTGGTAATTGAGAAACCTCACACTACAGCTGAAACAGATGCTTTAGAGCAAAAGTTGTTCTATTCCATGTCCAAACCCGTTCCAGTTTTGAATTCTCCAACCAACGAAAGCTACAAGCAGTCAGTAATCTCTAGCGGAagcttttcatcatttttcaattcACTTGAAAGCTCCGATATGCCGGCCAGCTTGCTACCTTCTTCTTCATATAGATCACATGAGCACAAAAATTCTCTTGATTTTGGTTCTTCTGCTAAACCAGAAAAATCAGGTTAGCACGCCAATTAATTTTTCACTATCATACTTGACTAAACATTTTGAATCCATGTCTGCACCTTGTGCCTTCAATGTGCAATGCAACCATTTTTTATGCCATGCAATGCTGTCCCCATCTTAGAAATCTGATATGCTTCATAACTCTTCTTTTGTACAGTAGTTTTCTATTATTCTTCGTCTAGGAATGTTAATGCATGCACTTTGGACTTTTCATGATTTCTACTTGGTGTTAGATTTAGATCTTTCATTTAGTAACTATTTGTGAATGGATCTTCATTAActaagaatataaattatatcctagAGCCGTTgcattggttctttgacaggcTTATCTCTAATATATTCTTATACTAATTTATGATTGCATTGATCTCATTTGAAACAAAGGtgatagcaattaaaatatctCTCATAAATCATTGCCACAATGATGTCACTGGAGTAACAAAGAAGCTCCCCGATATCTCAGAAAATTGATAGAGAGAGCGAATGCTTTAGAGGTATTTTTTGAGTGTTGTGTTTAATATGTGTAGCATGCCCAAGGCTGTGATCTGTTTTTAATAGATCCTTCATTGTTTCTGCCTCCCCAAATGTACTGGACAGCCAGGCAGTGTGCTTTCTGAAACATCTTGAAAATCAAACCTGTTCACTAGAAACAAACAAGAATGGTGCTTGGATATTGATTCTAATGGTGAATAAGTAATAAAATATGATCACTAGTTTGAAAATATGAGACAAATGTATGGAACCACAATTATTTGGGTAGACTAGAAATACCAGATCAAACCAAACTTCTTGCaacaaacagaaaaatcattCAGTTTCATTTGAAGGGGCTGTGTTAAGTTTAATATGTTAGTTACTGGAGTGGAACTAACTTATGTTATTCCAAAAAAGTTTATATCCACGCAGCTATTGCAGCAACAATTTGTATGATGTCTGTGTTCACTCGGTCATAGCTCATGCATCTGCAGAGGTGAGAAGTATAGACGGGGAAAATATTTGTGATGCTTGATAGATAGTTTACTTTTCCCCATTCCTAAGGAAGTATTGGTAGTTAGGGCTGCCTATTGACACAAGTGTGCTTTAATTCATAGTTAGTTCttcagaaaaatatataatgattcTTGTTATAATGCCTTTCAGCTCCATCTGCTTCTAATATAACTATCCAAAGGCACCTGAAAAATGTCTCACGATATAAAGCCTCAGAAGCGCCGATTCTTTGTTCTGGCTGTGGGGCAAGGACTGAACTGTATATCAAGGATTCCATGAGATTCAATTTTTCTGAGATTCAGTTGGCCACAGATGATTTTTCGAAGGATAACTTGCTAGGAGAAGGAGGTTATGGCCATGTATATAAAGGTAAACTACAAGATGGGCAGCAAATTGCAGCAAAGGTACGCAAAGAAGCAAGCACGCAAGGATTTACAGAATTTCAATCTGAGGTATATGTGTTAAATTTTGCCCGTCACAAGAACATTGTAATGCTATTGGGTTTTTGCTGCAAGGAGAACCTTAACATTTTGGTTTACGAGTATATTTGCAACAAGTCCTTATATTGGCATTTATTTGGTGAGTCATTATTGATCCTAGAAGCCCAAAATCATTCATTTCAATCTTTATTAGTTCTTCGAATGACTTTTCTTCTTCACAATACTGATCTAAGCATAAACTTACTACTTGTATCgtttttatagataaaactgaaaatatgCTTGAGTGGCACCAAAGACTTGCTATTGCCATTGGAACTGCTAAAGGGTTGCGTTTTCTGCATGAAGAGTGTCGTGGCGGTCCTATCATACATCGAGACATGCGACCATGCAATATACTTCTCACACATGACTTTGTTCCAATGGTGACATTCTATGCCACATCCTATTATCTATGTTTATAGTTCTTGCCGTTTTCCTCCAAATATGAGTCTTCATATATCTTGTTTATAGAGCATATGGATGCATGTAAAAAGAGAAATaggaaaaaacactttaatttaGGGTGAATACAGAAGGAACTTATCCGTTTGTCATTGACAGTGGTATTGGTAGATTTTATGTCTAATTTTGCCTGTACTCCTGGCTGTTACTTCACTGCACTATAGCTTTTCTCAGTGTTCCATTGGTTGCAGTCTTGCATGTGGATTGACATGTGATCCTGTCAATGGTTAAATTAACTAGTAATATATGTTCCATAACCTTAATCCATTTCAAATTGGAAAAACTTGTGTGTCCTGTCATTGGAAAgctgatatttttttcagtttcatgaaCATAACTGTGCTGGAGAAGGTCATCTGTGTATgtactatgttattttttacaaaattatgaGATTTTATGTGCtcttttttaagatattaactCAGAAGGAGGTGGGGGGGATGTATGATAAATGCATTGATGATAGAGATCTTTGagtttgttttattgatttgaaatacAGTTTATAGATGGAGTCAAAGGTTTGGCTTGGGGTAGTTAATGAAATGATTTTGTCTACACAGCTTGGAGATTTTGGCCTTGCAAGATGGAAAACTGGCGATGACCCTGAGCAGACAAGGGTGCTTGGCACACTTGGGTAGATATTCTGTACTCTTTCCTATCTTCAGATCAACTGCACATTTTACTCTTGATGGGCATATTTTATGCCTAATTATACCATTTAAACAATGTCAAGCCAGCTTTTGGTTCTTGTAGATACCTTGCTCCAGAGTACGCAGAGAATGGTATAGTTTCTGTAAGAACAGATGTCTATGCATTTGGCGTTGTTCTCTTGCAACTAATATCAGGACGCAAAGTAGTTGATGAGAAAAGGGAGGAAGGAAAACAATCCATTAGACAGTGGGTACGTCAGTGGTTTGTTTCTGTTGCTTCTGGAAATGATaaagttttcttcctttttgtttCAACTTCTATCCAATTCCAATACATGTATGC from Populus trichocarpa isolate Nisqually-1 chromosome 5, P.trichocarpa_v4.1, whole genome shotgun sequence includes these protein-coding regions:
- the LOC18099610 gene encoding putative serine/threonine-protein kinase, which translates into the protein MPASLLPSSSYRSHEHKNSLDFGSSAKPEKSAPSASNITIQRHLKNVSRYKASEAPILCSGCGARTELYIKDSMRFNFSEIQLATDDFSKDNLLGEGGYGHVYKGKLQDGQQIAAKVRKEASTQGFTEFQSEVYVLNFARHKNIVMLLGFCCKENLNILVYEYICNKSLYWHLFDKTENMLEWHQRLAIAIGTAKGLRFLHEECRGGPIIHRDMRPCNILLTHDFVPMLGDFGLARWKTGDDPEQTRVLGTLGYLAPEYAENGIVSVRTDVYAFGVVLLQLISGRKVVDEKREEGKQSIRQWAKPLIERLALHELIDPRIGDTYDTYELYLMAKTAYLCVQRSPEMRPSMGEVVRFLEAESDYAQHLGERFARHYAKR